In one Podarcis muralis chromosome 7, rPodMur119.hap1.1, whole genome shotgun sequence genomic region, the following are encoded:
- the SDR42E1 gene encoding short-chain dehydrogenase/reductase family 42E member 1, producing MTGSSSKKHSMDAENTVKETVLITGGGGYFGFRLGDALSKKGVDVILFDVTEPIQPMPQGVKFVQGDIRVVSEVERALQGATCVFHIASYGMSGREQLNRKLIEDVNLKGTENIIEACKKVGVSRLVYTSTYNVVFGGEAIENGDESLPYFPLHLHPDHYSRTKALAEMKVLEANGSSLEGGRGLLRTCALRPAAIYGPGEQRHLPRILGYLEQGLFQFLFGDPGDLMDFVHVDNLVEAHILASEALGDSKGHRSAGQAYFISDGRPINNFDFFRPFVEGLGYPFPTYRLPLSVVYYFAFLTEMVYSVVGRLYNFQPFLTRTEVYKSGVSNYFSMEKAKRELGYAPCPHSIKESVEWFKSHGYVHKSRRYTAKHLFRDMVLVLLFAVVILSWFPRVF from the exons ATGACTGGAAGTAGCAGCAAAAAGCACAGCATGGATGCAGAAAACACCGTCAAGGAAACAGTCCTTATTACAGGAGGAGGTGGTTATTTTGGTTTCCG CCTAGGTGATGCCCTTTCCAAGAAGGGAGTAGATGTCATCCTCTTTGATGTCACCGAGCCCATCCAACCGATGCCACAAGGAGTGAAATTTGTGCAGGGTGATATCCGTGTGGTCTCTGAAGTGGAAAGGGCACTCCAAGGTGCAACCTGCGTCTTCCATATTGCTTCCTATGGGATGTCTGGCCGGGAGCAGCTGAACCGAAAACTGATAGAAGACGTCAACCTCAAGGGGACAGAAAACATAATTGAAGCTTGCAAGAAAGTGGGCGTCTCAAGGCTGGTTTACACGAGCACCTACAATGTGGTGTTTGGGGGCGAAGCGATCGAAAACGGGGATGAGTCTCTGCCTTATTTCCCTCTTCATCTCCACCCTGACCATTACTCGAGGACCAAAGCCTTAGCTGAGATGAAGGTTCTGGAAGCAAATGGAAGCTCACTTGAGGGAGGGCGAGGGTTGCTGAGGACCTGTGCCTTGAGACCTGCCGCCATCTATGGGCCTGGAGAGCAGAGACATCTGCCGAGGATCCTTGGCTACCTTGAACAGGGCTTGTTTCAGTTCCTGTTTGGAGATCCCGGAGACCTAATGGACTTTGTACATGTGGACAACTTGGTGGAAGCTCACATCTTAGCTTCCGAAGCTCTGGGAGATAGTAAGGGTCACAGGTCAGCTGGTCAAGCTTACTTCATTTCAGATGGCAGACCAATCAACAACTTTGATTTTTTCCGGCCTTTTGTAGAAGGCTTAGGCTACCCCTTTCCAACTTACCGCCTCCCTCTGTCTGTTGTTTACTACTTCGCATTTCTCACTGAGATGGTATATTCCGTGGTTGGGCGCTTATATAACTTCCAGCCCTTCCTCACTCGCACAGAAGTTTACAAAAGTGGTGTCTCTAATTATTTCAGCATGGAAAAGGCCAAGAGGGAGCTGGGGTACGCACCATGTCCACACAGCATTAAAGAATCAGTCGAGTGGTTTAAATCTCATGGCTATGTCCATAAGTCCAGGAGGTACACTGCAAAACATTTATTTAGGGACATGGTACTTGTCCTCCTGTTTGCAGTGGTGATCCTTTCCTGGTTTCCCAGAGTCTTCTGA